One genomic segment of Vulpes vulpes isolate BD-2025 chromosome 2, VulVul3, whole genome shotgun sequence includes these proteins:
- the AREG gene encoding amphiregulin, with translation MRAPLLPPAPVVLPLLLLGSACYAAGSDANVTRSGKGEPLSGDHSADGSEVTPPSGMSSGSEISPVSEMPSSRELSSGMDYDYAEEYDNEPQISGYIVDDSVRVEQVVKPMKNKTESEKTSDKPKRKKKGGKNGKNRRNRKKKNPCDAEFQNFCIHGECKYIEHLEAVTCKCHQDYFGERCGEKSMKTHSMVDSDLSKIALAAIAAFVSAVSFTAIAVVITIQLRKRYFREYEGEAEERKKLRQENGNAHAIA, from the exons ATGAGAGCCCCGCTGCTGCCGCCGGCGCCCGTGGTGCTGCCGCTGCTGCTCCTCGGCTCAG CCTGTTATGCTGCTGGATCGGACGCCAATGTCACCCGCTCTGGGAAAGGGGAACCATTATCTGGGGACCACAGCGCTGATGGATCTGAGGTCACCCCACCCAGTGGGATGTCGTCAGGAAGTGAGATTTCCCCTGTGAGCGAAATGCCTTCCAGTAGGGAACTGTCCTCAGGAATGGACTACGACTATGCAGAGGAGTATGATAACGAACCACAAATATCTGGCTATATCGTAGATGATTCAGTCAGAG ttgaaCAGGTAGTTAAGcccatgaaaaacaaaacagaaagtgaaaagacTTCAGATaaacccaaaagaaagaaaaaaggaggaaaaaatggaaaaaatagaagaaacagaaagaagaagaatCCCTGTGATGCagaattccaaaatttctgtATTCATGGAGAATGCAAATATATAGAGCATCTGGAAGCTGTAACATGCAA ATGTCATCAGGATTATTTTGGTGAACGATGTGGGGAAAAGTCCATGAAGACTCACAGCATGGTGGACAGTGATTTATCAAAAATTGCTTTAGCAGCCATAGCTGCCTTTGTGTCTGCAGTGAGTTTCACGGCTATTGCTGTTGTTATTACAATCCA GCTTCGAAAACGATACTTCAGGGAATATGAAGGGGAAGCTGAAGAACGAAAGAAACTTCgacaagaaaatggaaatgcaCATGCCATAGCATAA